In the Octadecabacter sp. SW4 genome, one interval contains:
- a CDS encoding polysaccharide deacetylase family protein, producing the protein MTMSRRTFLSASAAALSAAATPVRARPLIALPDDIVERDGATITAISTPSPVVAMTFDDGPHPSLTPRLLDLLAARNLRATFYLIGNRVVQYPAIARRIAAEGHEIGNHSWSHPFLDGYSDGAVIREIDRTTDAIYQITGRPPVTFRPPYGAFNRRQRLMLHAARSMPTVLWSVDPQDWRRPGASVVADRILGHSSSGSIILSHDIHSGTIDAMPRALDGLTGRGLRFATMSQMLGWPTWQNRNFRRVIQAAS; encoded by the coding sequence ATGACGATGTCTCGCCGGACATTTCTGTCCGCAAGCGCTGCGGCTTTGTCCGCTGCCGCCACACCGGTGCGCGCCCGACCGCTGATTGCCCTGCCCGACGATATCGTCGAAAGGGACGGCGCGACAATCACCGCCATCAGCACGCCTTCGCCCGTGGTGGCGATGACATTTGATGACGGGCCACACCCCAGCCTGACGCCACGCCTGCTGGATCTGCTGGCGGCGCGCAATCTGCGCGCGACCTTCTACCTGATTGGTAACCGTGTGGTGCAATACCCCGCCATCGCCCGCCGGATCGCCGCCGAGGGGCACGAGATTGGCAACCACAGCTGGTCGCACCCGTTTCTGGACGGCTATTCCGACGGCGCTGTCATCCGTGAGATCGATCGCACTACGGATGCGATCTATCAGATCACCGGCCGCCCACCGGTTACGTTTCGCCCACCCTACGGCGCATTCAACCGCCGCCAGCGCCTGATGCTGCACGCGGCGCGCTCCATGCCCACGGTCCTGTGGTCGGTTGACCCGCAAGACTGGCGCCGCCCCGGCGCCTCTGTGGTCGCCGACCGGATTCTTGGACATTCCAGCTCGGGGTCGATCATCCTGAGCCATGATATCCACAGCGGCACGATTGACGCGATGCCCCGCGCGCTGGACGGGCTGACCGGGCGCGGCCTGCGCTTTGCCACGATGTCGCAAATGCTGGGCTGGCCCACATGGCAAAACCGCAATTTTCGCCGGGTCATTCAGGCCGCAAGCTAG
- a CDS encoding S41 family peptidase: MIRRLLNWAFWGIGTLIALVVLTWPAFMPERGARGLWATDGYGLVLDIGRFRLDVYEVNSATCLTYLTGPAHSLALRALANADFSATDGVLTINVQGTVNPIIATPIAALPARCGTTPQPGTPRENFEAMWTVMNENYAFFDLHGVDWAARYDQFARQFTDDLDDTATFDLMTQVLAPLDDGHTYIVAPALSRGFSPATYVDWAEERTAFLEVPRARGLTSVANTGLEYGVLEGNTGYVLIRHMGANAGLFGTEDGLASDGFAEVAGALANTDAIVIDLRLNPGGSDSVGLTYAGFFATEPLLCCTKVTRNANGFGDPFEIMVSPAGPRALTQPVTLLTSGYSASAAEIFTLAMRDLPQVTVVGEATAGGQSDIMEVTLPNGFVLGLSHQRYFAADGSLYERIGVPPDIVSAFDADAMRRGDDPQLDALLRD; encoded by the coding sequence GTGATCAGGCGGCTTCTGAACTGGGCGTTTTGGGGGATTGGCACGCTGATCGCCCTTGTGGTTCTCACCTGGCCTGCCTTCATGCCGGAGCGCGGCGCACGCGGGCTTTGGGCCACCGATGGCTACGGGCTGGTGCTTGATATCGGGCGGTTCCGGCTGGACGTCTACGAGGTCAACAGCGCGACTTGCCTGACCTATCTGACCGGCCCCGCCCATTCCCTTGCCCTGCGCGCGCTGGCAAATGCGGATTTTTCGGCCACGGACGGTGTGCTGACAATCAACGTGCAAGGCACGGTGAACCCCATCATTGCCACCCCCATCGCCGCACTGCCCGCCCGTTGCGGCACCACCCCGCAGCCCGGCACCCCGCGCGAAAACTTTGAGGCGATGTGGACCGTGATGAACGAAAACTATGCCTTCTTTGATCTGCATGGTGTCGATTGGGCCGCGCGCTATGACCAGTTTGCGCGGCAATTCACCGACGATCTGGACGATACCGCCACCTTTGATCTCATGACGCAGGTTCTGGCACCTTTGGATGATGGCCACACCTATATCGTCGCCCCTGCCCTGTCGCGCGGCTTTAGCCCCGCCACCTATGTGGATTGGGCCGAGGAGCGCACTGCATTTCTTGAGGTTCCCCGCGCGCGCGGCCTGACCAGCGTTGCAAACACAGGGCTGGAATACGGCGTGCTTGAGGGCAATACCGGCTATGTCCTGATCCGGCACATGGGCGCGAACGCGGGCCTGTTTGGCACCGAGGACGGGCTGGCCAGTGACGGATTCGCCGAAGTGGCGGGCGCCTTGGCCAATACCGATGCGATCGTCATCGACCTGCGCCTGAACCCCGGTGGATCAGACAGTGTCGGGCTGACATACGCGGGATTTTTCGCAACCGAACCGTTGCTCTGCTGCACCAAGGTGACGCGCAACGCCAACGGCTTTGGCGACCCGTTCGAAATCATGGTTTCGCCAGCCGGACCGCGCGCATTGACCCAACCTGTGACGCTGCTGACCAGCGGCTATTCCGCAAGTGCGGCTGAGATATTCACCCTTGCAATGCGCGACCTGCCACAGGTTACGGTCGTGGGTGAAGCGACTGCGGGCGGACAATCCGACATTATGGAAGTGACCCTGCCCAACGGCTTTGTGCTGGGCTTGTCGCATCAGCGCTATTTTGCGGCCGATGGCTCGCTTTATGAACGGATTGGCGTGCCGCCTGATATCGTATCCGCCTTTGACGCCGACGCGATGCGCCGTGGCGATGACCCGCAACTGGATGCGCTCCTGCGCGATTAG
- a CDS encoding histidine phosphatase family protein, with product MKPIPEIFVIRHGQTEWNLAGRWQGDLDSPLTAQGIAQAKAVGAQLARLGITPASHRFYTSPMGRARATAQLMTGGQGVVIEDARLREISVGRWTGATRDEIRAQTDLHADAHFLDFYAAAPGGEPFAVMQDRCAAFLEALTGPSVIVTHGITSRFLRTLAMGWGLDRVAELPGGQGVIHHVANRQHAEITPQTD from the coding sequence ATGAAACCGATCCCCGAAATATTCGTGATCCGTCACGGCCAAACCGAATGGAACCTTGCCGGGCGCTGGCAGGGCGATCTGGATTCCCCGCTGACCGCGCAAGGGATCGCGCAGGCCAAGGCTGTGGGGGCGCAGCTTGCGCGCCTCGGGATCACACCCGCCAGCCACCGGTTTTACACCAGCCCGATGGGGCGCGCGCGCGCCACGGCCCAGTTGATGACTGGCGGGCAGGGCGTGGTGATCGAGGATGCCCGCCTGCGCGAAATATCCGTTGGCCGTTGGACCGGTGCCACCCGCGACGAAATCCGCGCCCAGACCGATTTGCACGCCGATGCGCATTTTCTGGACTTCTACGCCGCCGCCCCGGGCGGAGAGCCATTTGCCGTGATGCAGGATCGTTGCGCCGCATTTCTCGAGGCACTGACAGGGCCAAGCGTGATTGTCACCCACGGAATTACCTCGCGGTTCCTGCGCACGCTGGCGATGGGCTGGGGGCTTGATCGGGTCGCGGAGCTTCCCGGCGGGCAGGGTGTGATCCACCACGTCGCGAACCGTCAACACGCTGAAATCACGCCGCAAACGGATTGA
- a CDS encoding dipeptidase, translated as MSLDPVLSRIDTDLDAALDRLMDFMRLQSISTDPAFTPQVDKAADWLVADLQSLGVDVTKHKTPGHPMVVGHLDGDGPHLLFYGHYDVQPVDPLDLWDNPPFEPGISDTPNGRVIRGRGASDDKGQLMTFVEACRAWKAVHGTLPCKLTFLFEGEEESGSPSLVPFMEAHKDELCCDLALICDTSMVAPGVPSIASQLRGMLKDEFTLHGPAMDLHSGHYGGPAVNPLREISRIIASFHDDSGRVAVEGFYDGVNEIGDTLKRQWENSGFDEADYLANAGLTRASGEAGYSTLEQQWARPTLEINGLWGGYQGAGSKTVIPAQAHCKITCRLVGDMDPDMLRDKVRAHVEGQLRPDTRVTWDNDLEGSKAAVMNIDRPEFEAARHALSDEWNREAVFVGMGGSIPIAGHFKDVLGMDAMLIGFAQEDDRIHSPNEKYDLRSFHKGIRSWARVLDALT; from the coding sequence ATGTCCCTTGATCCCGTCCTGTCCCGTATCGACACCGACCTTGACGCGGCGCTGGACCGCCTGATGGACTTCATGCGCCTGCAATCGATCAGCACCGATCCCGCCTTCACACCGCAGGTCGACAAGGCCGCCGACTGGCTGGTCGCCGATCTCCAATCGCTGGGTGTGGATGTGACCAAACACAAAACACCCGGCCATCCGATGGTTGTCGGCCACTTGGACGGGGATGGCCCGCACCTGCTGTTTTACGGCCACTACGACGTGCAACCCGTTGATCCGCTTGACCTTTGGGACAACCCCCCGTTTGAACCCGGCATCAGTGACACCCCCAACGGCCGCGTCATTCGCGGGCGCGGCGCATCTGACGACAAGGGCCAGTTGATGACCTTTGTCGAAGCCTGCCGCGCGTGGAAGGCCGTGCATGGCACCCTGCCCTGCAAGCTGACCTTCCTGTTCGAGGGCGAGGAAGAATCCGGCTCGCCATCCCTCGTGCCCTTCATGGAGGCGCACAAAGACGAACTTTGCTGCGATCTGGCGCTGATCTGCGACACCAGCATGGTCGCCCCAGGTGTGCCGTCGATCGCCAGCCAGTTGCGCGGGATGCTCAAGGATGAATTTACCCTGCATGGCCCTGCGATGGACCTGCATTCGGGCCATTATGGCGGCCCCGCCGTGAACCCCCTGCGCGAAATCAGCCGGATCATCGCCAGCTTTCACGATGATAGCGGGCGCGTTGCCGTGGAGGGCTTTTATGATGGCGTGAACGAGATTGGCGACACCCTGAAACGCCAGTGGGAGAACAGCGGCTTTGACGAGGCTGATTATCTGGCCAACGCCGGCCTGACCCGTGCCAGTGGCGAGGCGGGCTATTCCACACTGGAACAGCAATGGGCGCGCCCGACATTGGAGATCAACGGGCTGTGGGGCGGCTATCAGGGGGCGGGATCAAAAACCGTGATTCCGGCGCAGGCCCATTGCAAGATCACCTGCCGCCTTGTGGGCGACATGGACCCCGACATGCTGCGCGACAAGGTGCGCGCCCATGTCGAAGGGCAGTTACGCCCCGACACCCGCGTCACTTGGGACAACGATCTGGAAGGATCAAAAGCCGCCGTGATGAACATCGACCGGCCCGAATTCGAGGCCGCGCGCCACGCCCTGTCGGATGAATGGAACCGCGAAGCGGTGTTTGTCGGCATGGGCGGATCAATCCCGATCGCGGGCCATTTCAAGGACGTGCTGGGCATGGACGCGATGCTGATCGGCTTTGCCCAGGAAGACGACCGCATCCACAGCCCGAACGAAAAATACGACCTGCGCAGTTTTCACAAGGGCATCCGAAGCTGGGCGCGTGTCTTGGACGCCCTGACGTGA
- a CDS encoding Crp/Fnr family transcriptional regulator codes for MSTSLLKQSPPQPTRYWFDHVLDPDQSARFRAVLTTHSRHYAAGRLIKSDADDSHAIYVVMDGWASIFKSMPEGQTQIIDFGLPGDFFDLTSVDGVTVAMGLETVTDATIAAVPLAEWLALERAVPQLAQVNTMEAAAIRTRIAERMLRLGRGKADERLAYAFLEMGVRTGAMRDDTIDCYHMPVTQQQIGELMGLTAVHVCRTLRRMARQGLVSTADHIDLCICDRAALEDLAGITAETLAQEIQP; via the coding sequence ATGTCAACGTCACTTTTGAAACAATCCCCGCCACAGCCCACCAGATACTGGTTCGATCACGTTCTTGATCCCGATCAAAGTGCAAGGTTCCGCGCCGTGCTGACGACGCACAGCCGCCACTATGCGGCTGGCCGTCTGATAAAAAGCGACGCCGACGACAGTCACGCGATCTATGTGGTGATGGATGGTTGGGCCAGTATTTTCAAATCTATGCCCGAAGGCCAGACGCAGATCATCGATTTTGGCCTGCCGGGGGATTTCTTTGATCTGACCTCGGTGGACGGCGTGACCGTTGCTATGGGGCTTGAGACAGTGACAGACGCCACCATCGCCGCCGTCCCCCTGGCCGAATGGCTGGCGCTTGAACGCGCCGTGCCGCAGCTGGCCCAGGTCAACACGATGGAAGCGGCAGCGATCCGGACGCGGATTGCCGAACGGATGCTGCGGCTGGGGCGCGGCAAGGCCGACGAACGTCTGGCCTATGCCTTTCTGGAAATGGGCGTGCGCACCGGCGCGATGCGCGACGACACAATCGATTGCTATCATATGCCCGTCACCCAACAACAGATCGGCGAACTGATGGGGCTGACGGCGGTGCATGTCTGCCGCACGCTGCGGCGGATGGCGCGGCAGGGTCTTGTTTCGACGGCCGATCACATTGACCTTTGCATCTGCGACAGGGCGGCCCTTGAAGACCTTGCCGGGATCACTGCCGAAACTTTGGCACAGGAAATCCAGCCCTGA
- a CDS encoding pirin family protein, with amino-acid sequence MSWNPALDPDCPTGDAVDAIETVIVPRARDLGGFAVRRALPAPKRQMVGPFIFFDQMGPAEILTGQGVDVRPHPHIGLATVTYLHSGRIHHRDSLGTDQWITPGAVNLMTAGHGITHSERMDDDVRPVSLFGIQSWIALPEEREDDPAAFVHAPADDLPVLQGEGKQVRLILGTAYGEAAPVATPSEMFYLDAILDADAAIPLPDNHEDRGAYVLEGAVDVAGQRFDAGKMMVFRPGDNVSLRAGDQGARIMLLGGATLNGPRHIWWNFVASSRDRIDAAKEAWRAGDWANGRFQLPVGDDQDHIPLPERRP; translated from the coding sequence ATGAGTTGGAATCCAGCCCTTGATCCCGATTGCCCCACAGGTGACGCCGTGGATGCGATTGAAACCGTGATTGTGCCGCGCGCCCGTGATCTGGGGGGCTTTGCGGTGCGGCGCGCCTTGCCAGCGCCCAAACGGCAGATGGTTGGCCCATTCATCTTTTTCGATCAGATGGGCCCGGCGGAAATCCTGACCGGGCAGGGGGTCGACGTGCGCCCGCATCCCCATATCGGGCTGGCAACGGTCACCTATCTGCACAGCGGTCGCATTCATCATCGCGACAGCCTTGGCACGGATCAGTGGATCACGCCCGGGGCCGTCAACCTGATGACGGCGGGTCACGGCATTACCCATTCCGAACGGATGGATGATGATGTTCGCCCGGTCAGCCTGTTCGGCATTCAAAGCTGGATCGCCCTGCCAGAAGAGCGCGAGGATGACCCCGCGGCCTTTGTCCATGCGCCAGCCGATGATCTGCCGGTCCTACAGGGAGAGGGCAAGCAGGTGCGCCTGATCCTTGGCACGGCCTACGGCGAGGCGGCCCCAGTGGCGACCCCGTCGGAGATGTTTTATCTGGACGCGATTCTGGATGCGGACGCGGCCATTCCGCTGCCTGACAATCACGAAGACCGCGGTGCCTATGTGCTGGAGGGGGCCGTTGATGTGGCGGGCCAGCGTTTTGATGCGGGAAAGATGATGGTGTTTCGCCCCGGCGACAATGTCAGCCTGCGCGCGGGCGATCAGGGCGCGCGGATCATGCTGCTGGGTGGGGCCACCTTGAACGGGCCGCGCCATATCTGGTGGAATTTCGTTGCTTCAAGCCGCGACAGGATTGATGCGGCCAAAGAGGCATGGCGGGCCGGTGACTGGGCCAACGGGCGCTTTCAACTGCCTGTGGGCGATGATCAGGACCACATCCCGCTGCCCGAACGCCGCCCGTAA
- a CDS encoding RND transporter codes for MQFLDQIPWTLAILAALTLGLAPFFPEPHIWEKLKMLVAGRLSRPVDIFDLLLHAAPWALLVAKAVRAVVLKS; via the coding sequence ATGCAATTCCTTGATCAAATCCCGTGGACCCTCGCGATCCTTGCGGCACTCACGCTGGGCCTTGCGCCCTTTTTCCCCGAACCGCATATCTGGGAAAAGCTCAAGATGCTGGTTGCGGGCAGGCTGTCGCGGCCCGTCGATATCTTTGATCTGCTGCTGCATGCCGCGCCCTGGGCCTTGCTGGTGGCCAAGGCGGTGCGCGCGGTGGTGCTGAAATCCTAA
- a CDS encoding calcium-binding protein has protein sequence MATPINPGTEVDFDQPLNTDPDFTSTHVFSTNDITGTFDGQTQGADGGFVDFTGDNGTKVTKDGVTLYPIDSEFGFYVTDFVGAEDKVLDGDYAEGWAGDLMIGGVQAGVVISDAPTDTFKTPAVLGTWLAGIGGTTVKASTEHYTVMQHILSDQKFPGDPDAAYELDDNLILKSQNLAWDGHYVQELLDNAAVFGVTDANQDGVLDIKDLLNPNESTVSYDIAYSTDYSVTMKDDGKLLYRWGNTIKRPNDVRLEATLDTPDEWKETDEVSGLKKLFAISAAELVIHHTITNNPNDQVRPEDFENESAIGTLPTYAVIEDYEGDLGRTVWVTTDDYYAGDGTLYAAGTILRDTMLADAVTGSLPDLIGSMSDDLELGFTNAWYTTMDREPFEPVLNADGTEYITGPRWRLLPDKYGQDLPSVTIPLDPSDPPPIQNGEEKYEVGAETQTVLNLLDWATDISPLSISAGWQDNAGSVSVNGLNLTDDFDVAVYIKGDTKPATVYSAELLVDYDEIALHATGATVTGTAGDDYLVGIGSNAFTGGAGSDLFVLSYGTSVSDVITASTIADFEIGADKLGLIGFDGLVHFDTDTVAGTAMITQGVSGDDLTVYVDGELVATLTGVAAQLGIDDGSVDPGEGLSMLDDFFVSNPDSASVNDDPLTVTGTAGEDLLTGANNDDVISGFGGADEIYGLDGDDDIAGGTGADLIYAGGGDDTVLGQGQDDIIFGEAGLDSIAGGSGNDEIHGGADNDLLAGQGNNDTVYGDAGDDVITGDAGLDALFGGDGDDVMDGGLGGDLLDGGTGNDTMTGGNHADTFVFGLGYDADTVTDYETGIDKIEIDDALWGGGLTASQVADTYATLDVTGTIVTFDFGTGDILELQNSAGLDVAAIALDLNIV, from the coding sequence ATGGCAACACCAATCAACCCGGGCACCGAAGTCGACTTTGATCAGCCGCTCAATACCGATCCCGATTTTACATCGACCCATGTTTTCAGCACCAATGACATCACCGGCACCTTTGACGGGCAGACCCAGGGCGCGGATGGCGGCTTTGTTGATTTCACTGGCGACAATGGTACCAAGGTAACCAAGGACGGCGTGACGCTCTATCCGATCGACAGTGAATTCGGGTTCTATGTCACTGATTTCGTCGGGGCCGAGGACAAGGTGCTGGATGGCGATTACGCCGAAGGCTGGGCCGGTGATCTGATGATCGGCGGCGTTCAGGCCGGTGTCGTCATTTCCGATGCGCCCACCGACACCTTCAAGACCCCTGCCGTTCTGGGCACGTGGCTGGCGGGGATCGGCGGCACCACCGTCAAAGCCTCGACCGAACACTACACGGTCATGCAACATATTCTTTCGGACCAGAAATTTCCCGGTGATCCAGACGCGGCATATGAACTGGATGACAACCTGATCCTCAAAAGCCAGAATCTGGCCTGGGATGGGCATTACGTGCAAGAGCTGCTCGACAATGCCGCAGTCTTTGGGGTGACGGACGCCAATCAGGACGGCGTTCTTGACATCAAGGATCTGCTGAACCCCAACGAAAGCACCGTGTCCTACGACATCGCCTATAGCACCGATTATTCGGTGACGATGAAGGACGATGGCAAGCTGCTTTATCGCTGGGGCAACACGATCAAACGGCCCAACGATGTGCGCCTGGAAGCCACGCTGGACACCCCCGACGAATGGAAAGAAACCGACGAGGTATCGGGCCTGAAAAAGCTCTTTGCGATCAGCGCGGCCGAACTTGTGATCCACCACACGATCACCAACAACCCCAACGATCAGGTCCGCCCCGAAGATTTCGAGAACGAATCCGCGATTGGCACCCTGCCCACCTATGCGGTCATCGAAGACTACGAAGGCGATCTGGGCCGCACCGTCTGGGTCACGACGGATGACTACTATGCGGGGGACGGCACGCTTTACGCGGCGGGCACGATCTTGCGTGACACGATGCTGGCGGATGCGGTCACAGGGTCGCTCCCCGATCTGATCGGATCAATGTCGGACGATCTTGAACTGGGCTTTACCAACGCCTGGTATACAACGATGGACCGCGAACCGTTCGAGCCTGTCCTGAACGCGGATGGCACCGAATATATCACCGGCCCACGCTGGCGCCTGCTGCCTGACAAATACGGTCAGGACCTGCCCAGCGTCACAATCCCGCTTGACCCCAGCGATCCGCCGCCCATTCAGAACGGCGAGGAAAAATACGAGGTCGGTGCAGAAACCCAGACCGTGTTGAACCTGCTCGATTGGGCAACCGACATTTCGCCGCTCAGCATCAGTGCGGGCTGGCAGGACAACGCCGGATCGGTCTCGGTGAACGGCCTGAACCTGACAGATGATTTCGACGTTGCCGTCTATATCAAGGGCGATACCAAACCCGCGACAGTCTATAGCGCCGAACTGCTGGTGGACTATGACGAAATCGCGCTGCACGCGACCGGAGCGACGGTCACCGGAACGGCGGGCGATGACTATCTTGTCGGGATTGGCAGCAACGCCTTTACAGGTGGTGCCGGGTCGGACCTGTTTGTGCTGTCCTATGGCACATCGGTCAGCGATGTGATCACCGCCAGCACGATTGCCGACTTTGAAATCGGCGCAGACAAGCTGGGCCTGATCGGCTTTGACGGGCTGGTGCATTTCGACACCGACACGGTGGCCGGCACCGCGATGATCACCCAAGGCGTGTCGGGCGATGATCTGACGGTCTATGTCGACGGTGAACTGGTGGCGACACTGACAGGCGTGGCGGCACAGCTTGGCATTGATGACGGGTCGGTCGATCCGGGCGAAGGGCTGAGCATGCTTGACGACTTCTTTGTCTCCAACCCAGATTCTGCATCCGTGAATGACGATCCGCTGACCGTCACGGGCACAGCGGGCGAAGATCTGCTGACGGGCGCCAATAACGACGATGTCATCAGCGGGTTCGGCGGCGCTGATGAAATCTACGGGCTGGACGGTGATGACGACATCGCCGGCGGAACAGGCGCCGACCTGATCTATGCGGGTGGTGGCGATGACACCGTTCTGGGTCAGGGTCAGGATGATATCATCTTTGGCGAAGCCGGGCTGGATTCGATCGCTGGCGGCTCGGGCAATGACGAAATCCACGGCGGAGCCGACAATGACCTGCTTGCCGGTCAGGGCAACAACGACACCGTTTACGGTGACGCCGGCGACGATGTCATAACCGGTGACGCAGGCTTGGACGCGCTTTTTGGTGGCGACGGCGATGACGTCATGGATGGCGGTCTTGGCGGCGATCTGCTTGACGGCGGCACGGGCAACGACACCATGACCGGTGGCAACCACGCCGATACTTTCGTGTTCGGGCTTGGCTACGATGCCGACACAGTCACCGACTACGAAACCGGCATCGACAAGATCGAAATCGACGATGCCCTTTGGGGTGGCGGGCTGACCGCGAGCCAAGTCGCGGACACTTACGCGACCCTCGATGTCACCGGCACGATCGTTACCTTTGATTTCGGCACTGGCGATATTCTGGAACTGCAAAACAGCGCCGGGCTTGACGTCGCCGCAATCGCGCTGGACCTCAATATCGTCTAG
- a CDS encoding CBS domain-containing protein — protein MRVKSLIDHPPVTVGPDATVLAVTTMMREDDIGAVLVLDRNRLVGIVTDRDIATKLTPFGAPALAQPIARFMTLDPLTCSPDQDVRDATVLMADFQVRRLPVLDASGRVVGLLTLDMIAEDFCEHLAGETLGEIVEQRSRKPLRVKPEDLRAGFPVPKFRQ, from the coding sequence ATGCGTGTAAAAAGTCTAATTGATCATCCACCCGTGACGGTTGGTCCCGATGCGACCGTTCTTGCCGTGACAACGATGATGCGCGAGGACGATATCGGGGCGGTGCTGGTTCTTGACCGGAACCGGCTGGTCGGGATCGTCACCGACCGTGATATCGCGACCAAACTCACGCCGTTTGGCGCACCGGCACTTGCGCAGCCCATCGCGCGCTTCATGACCCTTGATCCGCTGACCTGTTCGCCCGATCAGGATGTGCGGGATGCGACAGTGTTGATGGCTGACTTTCAGGTGCGCCGCCTGCCGGTTCTTGATGCCAGCGGGCGGGTTGTCGGGCTGTTGACCCTTGATATGATTGCCGAAGATTTCTGTGAACATCTGGCGGGCGAAACCCTTGGCGAGATCGTCGAGCAACGCTCCCGCAAACCGCTGCGCGTCAAGCCCGAGGATCTCAGGGCTGGATTTCCTGTGCCAAAGTTTCGGCAGTGA
- the hemA gene encoding 5-aminolevulinate synthase, giving the protein MDFDAQLDAAIARLHLEGRYRTFIDIERQKGQFPHAIWRKPDGSEQPITVWCGNDYLGMGQHPVVLAAMHAALDATGAGSGGTRNISGTTIYHKRLEGELADLHGKEAALLFTSAYIANDATLSTLPRLFPGLVILSDSLNHASMIEGIRRNGGAKRIFKHNDLDDLRAQLAALPPEVPKLIAFESIYSMDGDFGPIAEICDIADEFGALTYLDEVHAVGMYGPRGGGVAERDGLLGRIDIINGTLGKAYGVMGGYIATSTKMADAVRSYAPGFIFTTSLPPAVAAGAAASVAHLKGDQALRDAHQQQAKILKMRLKGLGLPIIDHGSHIVPLIVGDPIHTKKLSDMLLEMHGIYVQPINFPTVPRGTERLRFTPSPVHGPREMDALVTALDGLWSHCALNRADLAG; this is encoded by the coding sequence TTGGATTTCGACGCGCAACTTGATGCCGCCATCGCCCGCCTTCACCTTGAGGGGCGTTATCGCACGTTTATTGATATAGAACGCCAAAAGGGCCAGTTTCCCCATGCGATCTGGCGCAAGCCCGACGGCAGCGAACAGCCCATCACCGTCTGGTGTGGCAACGATTATCTGGGGATGGGGCAACACCCTGTGGTTCTGGCCGCGATGCACGCGGCACTGGATGCCACCGGCGCAGGATCGGGCGGCACACGCAATATTTCCGGCACGACGATCTATCACAAGCGGCTTGAGGGCGAACTGGCCGATCTGCACGGCAAGGAAGCGGCACTGCTGTTCACCAGCGCCTATATCGCCAATGACGCGACCCTTTCGACCCTGCCGCGCCTGTTTCCCGGGCTGGTGATCCTGTCCGACAGCCTGAACCACGCCAGCATGATCGAGGGCATCCGCCGCAATGGCGGCGCCAAGCGCATCTTCAAGCACAATGATCTGGACGATCTGCGGGCGCAATTGGCCGCTTTGCCGCCCGAAGTGCCAAAATTGATCGCCTTTGAATCGATCTATTCGATGGATGGTGATTTTGGGCCGATTGCGGAAATCTGCGATATCGCCGACGAATTTGGCGCGCTGACCTATCTGGATGAAGTGCACGCCGTGGGCATGTATGGCCCGCGCGGGGGCGGGGTGGCCGAACGCGATGGATTGCTGGGCCGGATCGACATTATCAACGGCACTCTGGGCAAGGCCTATGGCGTGATGGGCGGCTATATCGCCACCAGCACCAAGATGGCCGATGCGGTGCGTTCCTATGCGCCGGGGTTCATTTTCACCACATCGCTGCCACCCGCCGTGGCCGCTGGTGCTGCGGCGTCGGTGGCGCATCTCAAGGGCGATCAGGCCCTGCGGGATGCCCATCAGCAGCAGGCGAAAATCCTGAAAATGCGGCTCAAGGGGCTGGGCTTGCCGATCATTGATCACGGCAGCCACATCGTGCCCCTGATCGTCGGCGACCCGATCCACACCAAGAAGCTGTCGGATATGTTGTTGGAAATGCATGGGATTTACGTGCAGCCGATCAACTTTCCGACGGTCCCACGTGGCACCGAACGCCTGCGCTTTACCCCCAGCCCCGTGCATGGCCCGCGCGAGATGGATGCGCTGGTGACGGCCCTGGACGGGCTGTGGTCGCATTGTGCGCTGAATCGTGCCGACCTTGCCGGTTAA